One window of Syntrophobacterales bacterium genomic DNA carries:
- a CDS encoding dodecin family protein — protein sequence MRSDGRVARVTEIIAGSTKSFDDAVMVGCKRASKTLRGITGLRVKEQRCSVEDGKITEFRVTLDVIFVLEN from the coding sequence GTGAGATCTGATGGCAGGGTGGCAAGGGTAACGGAAATAATTGCTGGATCGACCAAGAGTTTTGACGATGCCGTTATGGTCGGTTGCAAGAGAGCGTCCAAGACGCTGAGGGGTATCACTGGCTTAAGGGTGAAAGAACAACGCTGTAGCGTGGAGGATGGGAAAATTACCGAATTCAGAGTTACGCTGGACGTCATCTTTGTGTTGGAAAATTGA
- a CDS encoding aminopeptidase, whose translation MWTSSPDLSEEKNKEVAVLTELELEKYADIIIWGLKTARTGKFAKNDVVLLQYDPLAITLAEIVYGKLLDLGLNPVQRMGMTYGMEQTFYRKAKKNQLIFTTPGEKDFYENLHGRIYLRAPESLTHLKDIDPIKIGKFLISRKPFRDILEKREAKGLHGWTLCTVPTSELATQARATMEEYTAQIIKACYLDKNDPVKEWELIHKDVRDIKKWLNSLKIEHLHVESKNVDLKITPGEHRKWAGVSGHNLPSFEIFLSPDWRGTEGTYYANLPSFRSGNYVESVRIVFRKGKAVKIAAESGGDFAEKQMSIDKGASRLGEFSLTDKRFSRIDRFMADTLFDENFGGDNGNVHVAMGSSYSDTYAGNQEDMTKELKQKLGFNDSALHWDLVNTEDKTVTAHLTTGQKKVIYENGMFRNGY comes from the coding sequence ATGTGGACCTCTTCTCCTGATTTGTCGGAGGAAAAAAATAAGGAGGTTGCAGTGCTTACCGAACTGGAGCTTGAAAAATACGCCGATATAATTATATGGGGACTTAAGACGGCACGAACCGGAAAATTTGCTAAGAACGACGTGGTGCTTCTTCAATACGATCCTCTCGCAATTACCCTTGCTGAGATCGTCTACGGGAAGCTTCTTGATCTCGGACTCAATCCGGTGCAAAGGATGGGGATGACTTATGGCATGGAACAGACGTTTTACAGAAAGGCAAAGAAGAATCAGCTCATTTTTACAACCCCAGGAGAAAAAGACTTCTATGAAAACCTTCACGGGAGAATATATCTCAGAGCCCCCGAATCCCTTACACACCTTAAGGATATAGATCCCATCAAGATAGGTAAATTTCTCATTTCGAGAAAACCATTCAGGGATATATTAGAGAAGAGAGAGGCGAAAGGGCTTCACGGATGGACGCTGTGCACCGTCCCTACCTCGGAACTGGCGACGCAAGCCAGGGCTACCATGGAGGAATATACCGCGCAAATCATAAAGGCATGCTATCTTGACAAAAATGACCCTGTCAAAGAATGGGAATTGATTCACAAGGATGTGAGAGATATCAAAAAATGGCTAAACAGCCTGAAAATCGAACACCTTCACGTTGAATCAAAAAATGTGGACCTAAAGATTACCCCAGGGGAACATAGAAAATGGGCCGGCGTGTCCGGCCATAACCTGCCAAGTTTCGAGATCTTTCTTTCACCAGATTGGAGAGGGACCGAGGGGACCTATTATGCAAACCTCCCTTCTTTTAGAAGCGGCAATTACGTGGAAAGTGTCCGTATCGTGTTCAGGAAAGGTAAGGCGGTAAAAATCGCGGCTGAATCGGGAGGAGATTTCGCGGAAAAGCAAATGTCCATAGATAAAGGGGCATCGCGATTGGGTGAGTTTTCTCTCACGGACAAACGTTTTTCCAGGATTGATCGTTTTATGGCCGACACGCTCTTTGACGAAAATTTTGGCGGCGATAACGGTAACGTCCATGTTGCCATGGGCTCTTCCTACTCGGATACTTATGCGGGCAACCAGGAAGACATGACGAAGGAACTGAAGCAGAAGTTGGGTTTCAACGACTCCGCTTTGCATTGGGACCTTGTCAATACTGAAGATAAGACAGTCACCGCTCATCTCACCACAGGACAAAAAAAGGTGATCTATGAGAACGGCATGTTCAGGAACGGGTACTGA
- the secD gene encoding protein translocase subunit SecD produces MLKSLKIRAVLIVVFLVVSVIYCLPNVYEPQGALKQYLPSEKIHLGLDLKGGMHLLLELDTVKMMQNLLERKFNGFKDGMIRDSIRFLALDKKGNAVVVTVKADQKEKLYNLVGKEFPDLKAETTRVDGDNFTAEFVWLDKEISNIKENAVRQALETIRNRIDQFGVTEPVIVQQGQNEILVQLPGVEDHDRALELIGKTAQLEFKLVDEENAANATSGAVPEGDELLTEKKRNRETGIVTTTPILVKKQALLTGDLLTNAKVGIGSGMGAEIRVDLEFNSEGARLFDKITGENTGKRVAIVLDNTVYSAPVVRERISGGRAQISGSFTMDEAKDLAIVLRAGALPAPVKVIQNITIGPTLGQDSIRKGMQAAALGAILVIIFMVFYYRYSGVVADIALFLNLIYLLGAFAALKATMTLPGIAGIILTMGIGVDTNVLIFERIREELRLGKTVRAAIDGGYSKAWLTIFDAHITTLITTFIMFIFGTGPIKGFAVTLSVGIIINLFTAVFGSKVIFDWIVVKYKPRSLSI; encoded by the coding sequence GTGCTAAAGTCATTGAAGATTAGAGCAGTTCTTATCGTGGTATTCCTTGTGGTGTCGGTGATATATTGTCTCCCCAATGTATATGAGCCGCAAGGCGCATTGAAGCAATATCTGCCTTCGGAAAAAATACATCTAGGGCTTGACCTCAAGGGAGGTATGCATCTGCTTCTTGAGCTTGACACGGTCAAAATGATGCAGAACCTTTTGGAAAGAAAGTTCAACGGCTTTAAGGACGGAATGATACGAGACAGTATAAGGTTTCTTGCCCTTGACAAAAAAGGGAACGCCGTCGTTGTTACCGTGAAGGCCGACCAGAAGGAAAAACTGTATAATTTGGTAGGAAAGGAATTTCCTGATTTGAAGGCGGAGACAACCCGGGTTGATGGTGACAATTTTACCGCTGAATTTGTGTGGCTTGACAAGGAGATTTCCAACATCAAAGAAAATGCTGTCCGTCAGGCTCTTGAGACTATCAGAAACAGGATTGACCAATTTGGAGTGACTGAACCTGTTATCGTGCAACAGGGCCAGAATGAGATACTCGTGCAGTTGCCTGGAGTAGAGGATCATGATCGTGCCCTTGAACTTATTGGAAAAACAGCACAACTGGAATTTAAGCTCGTAGATGAGGAAAATGCAGCAAATGCTACATCGGGCGCCGTTCCTGAAGGGGATGAACTTCTAACGGAGAAGAAAAGAAACCGGGAAACAGGCATCGTCACTACTACACCGATCCTTGTGAAGAAGCAGGCGTTGCTTACGGGGGATCTCCTTACCAATGCGAAAGTTGGAATAGGATCCGGAATGGGAGCCGAGATCAGGGTTGACTTAGAATTCAACAGTGAAGGCGCACGGCTCTTTGACAAAATTACGGGTGAGAATACCGGTAAAAGAGTTGCTATTGTTCTTGACAATACTGTCTATTCAGCTCCTGTCGTGAGGGAGAGAATTTCAGGAGGTAGGGCGCAGATAAGTGGCAGTTTTACAATGGATGAGGCGAAGGATCTGGCAATTGTTTTGCGGGCTGGAGCACTTCCCGCTCCAGTTAAGGTGATTCAGAATATTACCATTGGGCCTACCTTGGGCCAAGATTCCATTCGCAAGGGAATGCAGGCAGCGGCCCTCGGGGCTATTCTTGTGATAATTTTCATGGTATTCTACTACAGATATTCGGGGGTTGTAGCTGATATCGCTCTTTTCCTCAACCTTATCTATCTACTTGGTGCTTTCGCGGCTCTCAAGGCAACCATGACCCTTCCTGGCATTGCAGGAATTATCCTTACTATGGGGATAGGCGTGGACACCAATGTTCTCATTTTTGAAAGAATCAGAGAGGAGTTGAGGCTCGGCAAAACGGTTCGGGCTGCCATTGACGGAGGGTACTCCAAGGCATGGTTGACAATCTTTGATGCCCACATTACCACCCTCATTACGACTTTCATCATGTTTATTTTCGGCACGGGACCGATCAAAGGCTTTGCAGTAACGCTAAGCGTGGGTATTATTATTAACCTCTTTACTGCGGTCTTCGGATCGAAGGTCATCTTTGATTGGATAGTGGTCAAATACAAACCAAGGAGCCTTAGCATCTGA
- a CDS encoding FKBP-type peptidyl-prolyl cis-trans isomerase — translation MKLKLVAILAILLLASQAGAQGQGGLKSPKEKVSYSIGVDIGNTLKRQPIDVDPAVLGQGIKDAMSGGKLLLTEQEIRDTMQNFQKEMVTKQTERMKKLSEENKTKGETFLAENKKKPDIITLPSGLQYKVIKEGTGKMPKATDKVTVNYRGTLIDGTEFDSSFKRGEPASFQVNGVIAGWTEALQKMKTEAKWQLFIPSNLAYGERGAGNMIGPNATLIFDVELISIKEQK, via the coding sequence ATGAAACTAAAGCTGGTAGCGATTTTAGCGATTCTGTTATTAGCAAGTCAAGCGGGTGCGCAAGGCCAGGGGGGCTTGAAGAGCCCAAAAGAGAAAGTCAGCTATTCTATCGGTGTCGATATCGGAAATACCCTCAAGAGGCAGCCGATTGACGTTGATCCCGCGGTTTTGGGGCAAGGCATAAAAGATGCAATGTCCGGTGGCAAGTTATTGCTCACGGAACAGGAAATTCGCGATACGATGCAGAATTTTCAGAAAGAGATGGTGACCAAACAGACAGAGAGAATGAAAAAACTTTCGGAAGAAAATAAAACGAAAGGAGAAACATTTCTTGCCGAGAATAAGAAGAAACCAGACATCATCACTTTACCGAGCGGGCTTCAGTATAAAGTAATTAAAGAAGGAACGGGTAAGATGCCGAAAGCGACGGATAAGGTTACCGTGAACTATCGAGGCACTCTTATAGATGGTACTGAATTTGATAGTTCTTTTAAGCGCGGAGAGCCTGCCAGTTTTCAGGTAAATGGTGTAATTGCAGGCTGGACCGAGGCGTTACAGAAGATGAAAACAGAGGCAAAATGGCAGTTGTTTATCCCTTCTAACCTCGCCTATGGCGAGAGAGGGGCAGGGAATATGATAGGCCCGAATGCCACTCTCATTTTTGATGTTGAATTGATCTCAATTAAAGAGCAGAAATAG